In Mycolicibacterium phocaicum, one DNA window encodes the following:
- a CDS encoding NADH:flavin oxidoreductase: protein MNTQPNVSTDVFSAAKLGPITLRNRVIKAATFEAATPDALVTDDLIRYHRLPAAGGVGMTTVAYCAVSPGGRTDGWQLWMRPEAVPGLRRLTDAVHGEGAAISAQIGHAGPVANPRTNKATALAPVRFFNPLSMRFAKKATRADIDAVMAAHANAATLAIDAGFDAVEVHLGHNYFASSFLSPLINKRRDEFGGSLHNRAKVARGTVAAVREAVGDQIAVIAKLTMTDGVRGGIPLEESLQTAQWLQEDGNLDALELTAGSSLVNPMYLFRGDAPVKEFAANFKPPLRWGIRMSGHKFFREYPYREAFLLEQARQFRAELSMPLILLGGITNRDTMDLAMAEGFEFVAMGRALLAEPDLLNRIQADNTTKSGCTHCNLCMPTIYTRTHCVVTGKPY from the coding sequence GTGAACACCCAGCCCAATGTGTCCACTGACGTCTTCAGTGCGGCCAAGCTCGGTCCGATCACGTTGCGGAATCGGGTGATCAAGGCGGCGACGTTCGAGGCGGCGACCCCGGACGCGCTGGTCACCGACGATCTGATCCGCTATCACCGGCTGCCGGCCGCCGGTGGGGTGGGGATGACCACGGTCGCCTATTGCGCGGTGTCCCCGGGTGGGCGTACCGATGGGTGGCAGTTGTGGATGCGTCCCGAGGCCGTGCCCGGGCTGCGCAGACTCACTGATGCGGTGCACGGCGAGGGGGCGGCGATCAGCGCGCAGATCGGGCACGCCGGCCCGGTCGCCAACCCCCGCACCAACAAAGCCACAGCGCTGGCCCCGGTGCGGTTCTTCAACCCGCTGTCGATGCGCTTCGCCAAAAAAGCCACCCGCGCCGACATCGACGCGGTGATGGCCGCACACGCGAACGCCGCCACACTCGCGATCGACGCCGGGTTCGACGCCGTCGAAGTCCACTTGGGCCACAACTACTTCGCCTCCTCCTTCCTGTCGCCGTTGATCAACAAGCGCCGCGACGAGTTCGGCGGCTCCCTGCACAACCGGGCCAAGGTGGCCCGCGGCACCGTGGCCGCCGTACGCGAGGCCGTCGGGGATCAGATCGCGGTGATCGCCAAACTCACCATGACCGACGGCGTGCGCGGCGGCATCCCCCTCGAGGAGTCCCTGCAGACCGCCCAGTGGCTGCAAGAAGACGGCAACCTCGATGCCCTCGAGCTCACCGCGGGCAGCTCGCTGGTGAACCCGATGTACCTGTTCCGCGGCGACGCCCCGGTCAAGGAGTTCGCCGCCAACTTCAAGCCCCCGCTGCGTTGGGGCATCCGGATGAGCGGACACAAGTTCTTCCGCGAGTATCCGTACCGGGAGGCGTTCCTGCTCGAGCAGGCCCGCCAGTTCCGGGCCGAACTGTCGATGCCGCTGATCCTGCTGGGTGGCATCACCAACCGCGACACGATGGATTTGGCCATGGCCGAAGGGTTCGAATTCGTCGCGATGGGCCGGGCCCTGCTGGCCGAACCTGACCTGCTGAACCGCATCCAGGCCGACAACACCACGAAATCAGGCTGCACACACTGCAATCTGTGCATGCCCACCATCTACACCCGGACCCACTGCGTGGTCACCGGCAAGCCGTACTGA
- a CDS encoding bifunctional methylenetetrahydrofolate dehydrogenase/methenyltetrahydrofolate cyclohydrolase, translating into MGAITLDGKATRDEIFTDLTKRVAALTAAGRTPGLGTVLVGDDPGSHAYVRGKHADCAKVGINSIRRDLPADISQAELNAVIDELNANPECTGYIVQLPLPKHLDENAALERIDPDKDADGLHPTNLGRLVLNEPAPLPCTPRGIVHLLRRFEVPIAGAHVVVIGRGVTVGRPMGLLLTRRSENATVTLCHTGTRDLPALTRQADIIIAAVGVPHMLTADMVKPGAAVVDVGVSRVDGKLAGDVHPDVWDVAGHVSPNPGGVGPLTRAFLLANVVEAEEAKLS; encoded by the coding sequence GTGGGTGCAATCACGCTGGACGGCAAGGCCACACGCGACGAGATCTTCACTGACCTGACCAAGCGGGTGGCGGCCTTGACTGCTGCCGGCCGGACGCCGGGTCTGGGCACGGTGCTGGTCGGCGACGACCCGGGCTCACACGCCTACGTGCGCGGCAAGCACGCCGACTGCGCCAAGGTCGGCATCAACTCGATCCGCCGGGACCTGCCCGCCGACATCAGTCAGGCCGAGCTGAACGCCGTCATCGACGAGCTGAACGCCAACCCGGAGTGCACGGGCTACATCGTGCAGCTGCCGCTGCCCAAGCATCTCGACGAGAACGCCGCGCTGGAGCGCATCGACCCCGACAAGGACGCCGACGGGCTGCACCCGACCAATCTGGGTCGGTTGGTGCTGAACGAGCCCGCACCGCTGCCGTGCACGCCGCGCGGCATCGTGCACCTGCTGCGCCGTTTCGAGGTGCCGATCGCCGGTGCGCATGTCGTGGTGATCGGCCGCGGCGTCACCGTGGGCCGGCCGATGGGCCTGCTGCTCACGCGGCGTTCGGAGAACGCGACAGTGACGTTGTGCCACACCGGAACTCGTGATCTGCCGGCACTGACCCGGCAGGCCGACATCATCATCGCGGCGGTCGGTGTGCCGCACATGCTGACTGCCGACATGGTCAAGCCGGGCGCGGCCGTCGTCGACGTGGGGGTCAGCCGGGTCGACGGCAAGCTCGCCGGCGACGTCCACCCCGACGTGTGGGATGTGGCCGGTCACGTGTCGCCCAACCCTGGCGGTGTCGGACCGCTGACCCGGGCTTTCCTGCTGGCCAACGTGGTCGAGGCTGAAGAGGCGAAACTGTCTTGA
- a CDS encoding DUF3017 domain-containing protein produces the protein MTAKEFARKVFAGQWPILSVGVFFVVAFALVVGGYWRRGALVMAIGVGIAAIMRLLLTDDRAGLLVVRSRIIDVATTASVSAVMLYVAWTINPLGTA, from the coding sequence TTGACCGCAAAGGAATTCGCCCGGAAGGTATTCGCCGGCCAATGGCCGATCCTGTCGGTGGGCGTGTTCTTCGTGGTGGCTTTCGCGTTGGTGGTCGGCGGCTACTGGCGCCGCGGGGCGCTCGTGATGGCGATCGGCGTCGGGATCGCGGCGATCATGCGGCTGCTGCTGACCGATGACCGTGCCGGCCTGCTCGTGGTGCGCAGCCGGATCATCGACGTCGCGACAACAGCGTCGGTCAGCGCCGTCATGCTGTACGTGGCGTGGACCATCAATCCGTTGGGCACGGCCTAG
- a CDS encoding AraC family transcriptional regulator has translation MDESIRASVLQDFAPFIRELSGDPDRLYRQSGLDPDALHDAETMVPLDAVALLLENAARQHRLPTLGLRLGSRQDLSILGLLAVVVQNSDTVYEATANASRYLFFHSPCYELVIEDPSPHLPGCITVRFDVQLERAVPQRQLIDAYLSSTYRMAQSLSPIPLRLQGVSLPHSPVGARSAYRSHFDAPVAFEQPYAAIHLERDLLHARIQSIKPHLRSQAIAYIAARYPAAGQSLSERVQHTLKSTIGANRGTKAEIADLLNMHPRTLQRRLSDEHATFEDIRANVYRSATRRLLLETELPLSQVAAVLGYSEQSSMTRSVKRWFGVTPAQLRKDGPVALLPTA, from the coding sequence GTGGACGAGTCGATCAGAGCCAGCGTGCTGCAGGACTTCGCCCCGTTCATCCGCGAACTCTCCGGCGATCCCGACCGGTTGTACCGGCAGAGCGGGCTGGACCCGGATGCATTGCACGATGCCGAAACGATGGTCCCCCTCGACGCGGTCGCGCTCCTCCTCGAGAACGCCGCCCGGCAGCACCGGCTGCCCACGCTCGGCCTCCGACTGGGCAGCCGTCAGGACCTGTCGATATTGGGCCTGCTCGCCGTGGTCGTGCAGAACAGCGACACGGTGTACGAGGCGACGGCCAACGCATCCCGGTACCTGTTCTTTCACAGCCCCTGCTACGAGTTGGTCATCGAAGACCCCAGCCCGCATCTGCCCGGCTGCATCACGGTACGTTTCGACGTCCAACTCGAGCGCGCGGTCCCACAGCGGCAGTTGATCGATGCGTACCTGTCGTCGACATACCGGATGGCACAGAGCCTTTCACCGATTCCACTGCGCCTGCAAGGCGTGTCCCTCCCACACTCGCCGGTCGGAGCGCGCAGTGCCTACCGTTCCCATTTCGATGCGCCTGTCGCTTTCGAACAGCCCTACGCGGCAATACATTTGGAGCGCGATCTGCTGCACGCCCGAATCCAGTCCATCAAGCCGCACCTGCGCAGCCAGGCGATCGCGTACATCGCCGCCCGTTATCCCGCAGCCGGACAAAGCCTTTCGGAACGCGTACAGCACACATTGAAGAGCACCATCGGAGCCAATCGGGGCACCAAGGCGGAGATCGCCGATCTGCTCAACATGCATCCCCGTACGTTGCAGCGGCGACTGTCAGACGAGCACGCCACGTTCGAGGACATCCGGGCCAATGTCTACCGGTCGGCGACGCGGCGGTTGCTGCTCGAAACTGAGCTCCCCCTGAGTCAAGTCGCGGCCGTCCTCGGCTACTCCGAACAGTCGTCCATGACGAGGTCGGTCAAGCGCTGGTTCGGGGTCACCCCGGCACAGCTGCGCAAGGACGGCCCGGTCGCGCTGCTTCCGACGGCGTGA
- a CDS encoding amidase, translating to MNFDEYRRYDATGLAKLVADNEVSPAELLTLAQDRAAAVNPKINAIVRDVPAALPSDELSGPFAGVPFLIKDLAQDYAGLPSSHGSRSLKALPATEHATIVQRWLDAGLVIFGKTNLPEFGAKAISEPEVWGPARNPWDLTRTPGGSSGGSAAAVAAGIVPCAGANDGGGSTRIPAACCGLVGLKPGRGLTPFGPGSGEMMHGAAVQGVVSRTVRDTAAMFDVISGGEPGGAFVPGMPTSTFASAAGERPAKLRIGVRVPAAITPTPHPEAFAAVEATVRTLTELGHHVEELPQAPFDDGELARDFLLTWFVFLAWEVADAKRLTGAGDDAFERETLIMAALGRATSSVDYVAAVQRRHDHARRLTTFFESYDLLLTPTLATPPPKIGEFDLPAALRPAVDVLLKTRTASFLRYTKIVDDMVEKNLGWVPYTQLANLTGRPAISLPLHWTADGLPLGVQFVAPLGGESLLIKLAAQLEEAMPWADRVAPI from the coding sequence GTGAACTTCGATGAGTACCGCAGATACGACGCCACCGGGCTGGCGAAGCTGGTCGCCGACAACGAGGTGTCGCCGGCGGAATTGCTGACGCTGGCCCAGGACCGGGCCGCAGCGGTGAATCCCAAGATCAATGCCATCGTCCGCGATGTGCCCGCCGCGTTGCCGTCGGACGAGCTCAGTGGTCCCTTCGCGGGTGTGCCGTTCCTGATCAAGGACCTGGCGCAGGACTACGCGGGCTTGCCGAGCTCACACGGCTCCCGGTCGTTGAAGGCGTTGCCGGCCACGGAACACGCGACGATCGTGCAGCGCTGGCTCGACGCCGGGTTGGTGATCTTCGGCAAGACCAATCTGCCGGAGTTCGGGGCGAAGGCCATTTCCGAACCCGAGGTCTGGGGTCCCGCGCGCAATCCGTGGGATCTGACGCGAACGCCGGGCGGCTCGTCGGGCGGTTCGGCCGCCGCGGTCGCCGCGGGAATCGTGCCCTGCGCCGGGGCCAACGACGGTGGTGGATCAACGCGCATCCCGGCGGCCTGCTGCGGACTGGTCGGGCTGAAGCCCGGACGCGGGCTGACCCCCTTCGGCCCCGGCAGCGGCGAGATGATGCACGGCGCAGCAGTGCAGGGGGTGGTCTCGCGGACGGTGCGCGACACCGCCGCGATGTTCGACGTCATCAGCGGCGGCGAGCCTGGCGGGGCCTTTGTTCCGGGGATGCCGACGTCGACGTTCGCGTCGGCTGCGGGGGAGCGCCCGGCGAAACTGCGGATCGGCGTCCGGGTGCCCGCGGCGATCACGCCGACGCCGCACCCTGAGGCGTTCGCGGCGGTGGAGGCGACGGTGCGCACCCTGACCGAGCTCGGCCACCACGTGGAGGAATTGCCGCAGGCGCCGTTCGACGACGGTGAGTTGGCGCGGGACTTCCTGCTCACCTGGTTTGTGTTTCTGGCCTGGGAGGTCGCCGATGCCAAACGACTGACGGGTGCGGGCGACGACGCGTTCGAGCGCGAGACGCTGATCATGGCGGCACTCGGACGCGCGACCAGCAGCGTCGACTACGTGGCCGCTGTGCAACGGCGCCACGACCATGCCCGCCGGCTCACCACGTTCTTCGAGTCCTACGACCTGCTACTGACGCCGACGCTGGCGACACCGCCCCCGAAGATCGGCGAGTTCGACCTGCCGGCCGCCCTGCGGCCCGCGGTCGACGTGCTGCTCAAGACCCGCACCGCATCCTTCCTGCGATACACGAAGATCGTCGACGACATGGTGGAGAAGAACCTGGGCTGGGTGCCGTATACGCAGTTGGCGAACCTGACCGGCCGCCCGGCCATCTCGTTGCCGCTGCACTGGACCGCCGACGGGCTGCCGCTCGGTGTCCAGTTCGTGGCTCCGCTCGGAGGTGAATCGCTGCTCATCAAGCTGGCCGCTCAACTCGAGGAGGCGATGCCCTGGGCCGACCGCGTCGCCCCGATCTAG
- a CDS encoding DoxX family protein translates to MNTALWIVAGVLAFVFAGSGIMKLVLPKEKLVAQGLGGLADVDPNAIRGIGAAEVAGAIGLIVPPLVHILPVLTPLAALGLAVVMVGAIVVHGRRKEYPNVAVNVVLLGLALFVAWGRFGAYAF, encoded by the coding sequence ATGAACACCGCACTGTGGATCGTCGCCGGCGTACTGGCCTTCGTCTTCGCCGGAAGCGGCATCATGAAGCTGGTCCTTCCCAAGGAGAAGCTGGTCGCGCAGGGCCTCGGCGGACTCGCCGACGTGGACCCGAACGCCATCCGCGGTATCGGCGCGGCCGAAGTGGCCGGCGCGATCGGCCTGATCGTGCCGCCGCTCGTGCACATCCTCCCGGTACTCACCCCGCTGGCCGCCCTCGGCCTGGCGGTGGTCATGGTCGGCGCGATCGTCGTGCACGGCCGGCGCAAGGAGTACCCGAATGTCGCCGTCAACGTGGTCCTGCTGGGTCTCGCCCTGTTCGTCGCCTGGGGCCGATTCGGCGCCTACGCCTTCTGA
- a CDS encoding CbbQ/NirQ/NorQ/GpvN family protein, with amino-acid sequence MTDSPYLPAGDEVITFSQAYQRRLPVMLTGPTGCGKTRFVEHMGSVLGRPVVTISCHDDLTSSDLVGRFVVAGGDVLWTDGPLTRAVKDGAICYLDEVVEARHDSLAILHSLTDHRRTLYLDRAGEVVPAPDSFLLVCSYNPAYRHSLKDLKPSFRQRFVTIAMTYLPPDREAEVLVGETGIDIGAASRLVQCANSIRQADDAFHFEPPSTRVLVSAAHLVAAGADEMSAAEAAVLAPLSSDGAISEGLREIAAACLQPAGIR; translated from the coding sequence ATGACCGATTCGCCATACCTGCCGGCCGGCGACGAGGTGATCACGTTCAGTCAGGCGTATCAGCGTCGGCTGCCGGTCATGCTCACCGGACCGACGGGCTGCGGCAAGACGCGCTTCGTCGAGCACATGGGCAGCGTGTTGGGACGGCCCGTAGTCACCATCAGCTGTCATGACGACCTCACCAGTTCAGACCTGGTCGGCCGGTTCGTCGTCGCCGGCGGTGATGTGCTCTGGACCGACGGCCCACTGACCCGCGCCGTCAAAGATGGCGCCATCTGCTATCTCGACGAGGTGGTGGAGGCGCGCCATGACTCGCTGGCGATCCTGCATTCACTGACCGACCACCGCCGCACCCTCTATCTGGACCGCGCCGGCGAAGTGGTGCCGGCACCCGATTCCTTCCTGCTCGTCTGCTCGTACAACCCCGCGTACCGGCATTCACTCAAGGACCTCAAACCGTCGTTCCGGCAGCGCTTCGTCACCATCGCGATGACCTATCTGCCACCCGACCGCGAGGCCGAAGTACTCGTGGGCGAAACCGGTATCGACATCGGCGCCGCATCGCGGCTCGTGCAGTGCGCCAACAGCATTCGCCAGGCCGACGACGCCTTCCATTTCGAGCCGCCGTCGACCCGCGTGCTGGTCTCGGCGGCGCACCTTGTCGCCGCGGGTGCCGACGAGATGTCGGCCGCCGAAGCCGCGGTACTGGCCCCGCTGAGCAGCGACGGCGCCATCAGCGAAGGCCTACGGGAGATCGCAGCTGCGTGCCTGCAACCCGCGGGCATCCGCTGA
- a CDS encoding nitric oxide reductase activation protein NorD, translated as MSRLIAAAELERACALTAVALSGRRRAGVRLISGDLRHFGLSASRSVVHVPYPAPAPDWSLRTYTCGVALQCAPSKDRIAQYPLHQLSERELAALRLVEGAVALGWVAGRWPGLLPEARRVLPELEPADPDLCATEILSRTDILAQSRERLPDYPLLGAPPLSAAATRTLASAIRRTLGRMPWSSTRSDTQRLMSIPVGGEGGVRNANLPPASRPQDDDLDVRPDQRAGIPYPEWNSWRGQFLPDHVAVLERRQTRHDRRGGASPDIRRWFDEPTYRTMVNRLEDGSDLDVDAYVAAYADGRAGSQQEPKVFRALLPSARDTVTAVLMDGSSSLGIHQGRVFDLELACADALSRAMTVARERHGIFVFSGNTRHRVEVRCLKDFSDNHFALPSRSGLVTGGYTRLGAPIRHVTSRLLTQPAQRRVLIVIGDGLISDEGYEGRYAWADVAHAVAEADEAGVGVYYLGLGPVRVDPLPEVFGSRRSRRIRHIEELPRVLAHVHRELVSA; from the coding sequence GTGTCTCGATTGATCGCCGCCGCAGAGCTCGAACGCGCCTGCGCGTTGACCGCGGTGGCATTGTCCGGGCGACGACGGGCCGGGGTGCGGCTGATCTCCGGCGACCTGCGCCACTTCGGTTTGAGCGCAAGCCGTTCCGTCGTCCACGTCCCCTACCCGGCACCGGCACCCGACTGGTCGCTGCGGACCTACACATGTGGTGTTGCCCTGCAGTGCGCACCGTCGAAAGACCGCATCGCGCAGTACCCACTGCACCAGTTGTCCGAGCGCGAACTCGCTGCGCTCCGCCTGGTCGAGGGTGCGGTGGCACTGGGTTGGGTGGCCGGGCGTTGGCCCGGCCTGCTTCCCGAAGCGCGTCGGGTGCTGCCCGAACTGGAGCCGGCCGACCCGGACCTCTGTGCAACCGAAATCCTGTCCCGCACAGATATCTTGGCGCAGTCCCGGGAACGACTGCCCGATTATCCGCTGCTCGGCGCACCGCCGCTGAGCGCGGCCGCCACCCGCACGCTGGCGAGCGCGATCCGGCGCACCCTCGGCCGTATGCCGTGGTCGTCAACCCGCTCGGACACCCAACGGTTGATGTCGATCCCGGTCGGCGGCGAGGGCGGCGTGCGCAACGCCAACCTGCCACCGGCCAGCCGACCCCAGGACGACGACCTCGACGTCCGGCCCGACCAACGTGCGGGAATCCCCTACCCCGAATGGAATTCGTGGCGTGGCCAGTTCCTGCCCGACCACGTCGCGGTCCTGGAACGGCGACAGACCCGCCACGACCGCCGCGGTGGCGCGTCGCCCGACATCCGGCGCTGGTTCGATGAGCCGACCTACCGCACGATGGTCAACCGACTGGAGGACGGCAGCGACCTCGATGTCGACGCCTACGTCGCGGCCTATGCGGACGGTCGCGCTGGGTCCCAGCAGGAGCCGAAGGTGTTCCGCGCCTTGCTGCCCAGTGCGCGCGACACCGTCACCGCCGTACTGATGGACGGCAGCTCGTCGCTGGGTATCCATCAAGGCCGGGTGTTCGACCTCGAATTGGCTTGTGCCGACGCTCTTTCCCGAGCCATGACCGTGGCCCGCGAGCGCCACGGCATCTTCGTCTTCAGCGGAAACACCCGCCATCGCGTCGAGGTTCGATGCCTGAAAGACTTCAGCGACAACCACTTTGCGCTGCCCAGCAGGTCCGGCCTGGTGACCGGTGGGTACACCCGACTCGGCGCGCCGATCCGGCACGTGACCAGCCGCCTCCTGACCCAGCCCGCGCAGCGTCGAGTTCTCATCGTGATCGGCGACGGGCTCATCTCCGACGAAGGCTACGAAGGCCGGTACGCCTGGGCCGACGTCGCACACGCCGTCGCTGAAGCCGACGAGGCGGGCGTCGGGGTCTATTACCTGGGCCTGGGACCGGTCCGGGTCGATCCGTTGCCCGAAGTGTTCGGCTCCCGCCGATCCCGGCGGATCCGCCACATCGAGGAACTTCCCCGTGTTCTGGCGCACGTACACCGAGAGTTGGTATCCGCATGA
- a CDS encoding TetR/AcrR family transcriptional regulator has translation MTRDTAKPSLREAKRRETRQRVLDAAITEFKRAGMADADVGVIIRSAGVAHGTFYFHFPTKEHVLFELERQAEETAGRELAAFLQTPHTLEEALNEVVRVIVAVEQRLGRLLFKDVLALHFSSNRPLDDEWTDHRVIVLVVHEIERARQAGEADADVDAFHSAVYFLLSLYALLTTSRGADQVRTALLDNFVHTALRGIAAR, from the coding sequence ATGACCCGCGACACCGCCAAACCTTCGCTGCGAGAAGCCAAACGGCGGGAAACCCGCCAGCGCGTCCTCGATGCCGCGATCACCGAGTTCAAGCGCGCGGGAATGGCAGATGCCGATGTCGGGGTCATCATCAGATCGGCCGGCGTCGCACATGGCACGTTCTACTTCCATTTCCCGACGAAGGAGCACGTGCTCTTCGAGCTCGAACGCCAAGCGGAGGAGACGGCCGGCCGCGAGCTCGCCGCGTTCCTGCAGACCCCGCACACCCTCGAAGAGGCACTGAACGAGGTGGTCCGGGTCATCGTGGCCGTCGAACAGCGGCTCGGCCGACTGCTCTTCAAAGACGTACTGGCCCTGCACTTTTCCTCGAACCGCCCGCTCGACGACGAATGGACCGATCACCGGGTGATCGTGTTGGTGGTCCACGAGATCGAACGGGCCCGCCAGGCCGGTGAGGCCGATGCGGATGTCGACGCGTTCCACAGCGCGGTCTACTTCCTGCTCAGCCTCTATGCCCTGCTGACCACGAGTCGCGGTGCGGACCAGGTCCGCACCGCCCTGCTGGACAACTTCGTCCACACCGCGCTGCGAGGTATCGCGGCCCGATAA
- a CDS encoding acyl-CoA-like ligand-binding transcription factor: MSESADTGLRERKKLDTRRALSDAALQLAFDRGGLDAVTREEIAALAGVSLRTFNNYFAGKYEALAYRIAERMRRSVAVFRSRPVDEPLWTSIIEAVTGTLEEEMVDITGADLIPDRRELVEVRKLMMRTEVRNAVPQILYQDWVAAIADRTGLGPDDMYPRLVVAVVRAIGDTAMEAYANADPPVSITQLMRAGFDAVIAGLPEPTRTKE, encoded by the coding sequence ATGTCCGAATCAGCTGACACCGGTCTGCGCGAACGAAAGAAGCTCGACACCCGTCGGGCGCTCAGTGATGCGGCGCTGCAACTGGCGTTCGACCGCGGCGGGCTGGACGCCGTCACGCGCGAGGAGATCGCGGCGCTGGCGGGAGTGTCCTTGCGGACGTTCAACAACTACTTCGCCGGTAAGTACGAGGCGCTGGCCTACCGCATCGCCGAGCGGATGCGGCGCAGTGTCGCGGTGTTTCGGTCGCGGCCGGTCGATGAGCCGCTGTGGACATCGATCATCGAGGCCGTGACGGGCACCCTCGAGGAGGAGATGGTCGACATCACCGGTGCCGATCTCATTCCGGACCGCCGCGAGCTCGTCGAAGTGCGAAAACTCATGATGCGAACCGAAGTTCGTAACGCGGTGCCGCAGATACTCTACCAGGACTGGGTGGCGGCCATCGCCGACCGAACGGGTTTGGGCCCCGACGACATGTACCCGCGCCTGGTGGTGGCCGTGGTGCGCGCCATCGGGGACACCGCGATGGAGGCGTACGCGAACGCCGATCCGCCCGTGTCCATCACCCAGCTGATGCGCGCGGGTTTCGACGCCGTCATCGCGGGACTGCCCGAACCGACCAGAACGAAGGAGTGA
- a CDS encoding FAD-dependent monooxygenase, which translates to MPADVVISGAGPNGLMMACELALAGIKPVILDALPGPGDEPKANGLVGQVIRQLDMRGLYQAFTGDPNAPQPAYGWMFSGLPLNFVGVEDNPMRAVLMKQPRLVQLLYERAQALGVEVRWGHAVTALSAGPDGVTVDVAAPDGPYVLHADWLVGADGGRSTVRKQSGIGFPGHTSPTVARLAHVHIADEFRTADGELDVPGFGRVPFGHNRYDSGMVIFFEAHGDPPMLGTLEFGSLADDAPGELTYDELRQSLRRVLGVDVPFDVPAGPGPFAKRRVDGQNTRQADAYRSGRILLIGDAAHVHSAMGGPGLNLGLQDTLNLGWKLAAVINGWAPEALIDTYESERYPVGERVMMHSLAQIALTAPGPEVRALRTLLGELFQLPDATAHMAGLLAGADVRYEMGGTTHRLTGFMVPDETLDDGRRLTDLLHSGRGVVLDLSGGAVAAAAAPWERRVDTVEAAMADGPAAMLIRPDGYVAWAADTFAAADAGDLRAALERWFGPVEISD; encoded by the coding sequence ATGCCCGCTGACGTCGTGATCTCCGGCGCCGGACCCAACGGCCTGATGATGGCCTGTGAACTGGCCCTCGCCGGCATCAAACCGGTCATCCTCGACGCGCTGCCCGGACCCGGCGACGAGCCCAAAGCGAACGGCCTTGTCGGACAGGTGATCCGGCAGCTCGACATGCGTGGCCTCTACCAGGCGTTCACGGGCGATCCCAACGCGCCGCAACCCGCTTACGGCTGGATGTTCTCCGGCCTGCCGCTGAATTTTGTTGGTGTCGAAGACAATCCGATGCGTGCTGTGCTGATGAAGCAGCCGCGGTTGGTCCAGCTGCTGTACGAGCGGGCACAGGCTCTCGGGGTCGAGGTGCGATGGGGGCACGCAGTGACCGCGCTGTCGGCCGGACCTGACGGCGTCACCGTCGATGTGGCCGCGCCCGACGGCCCCTATGTACTGCACGCCGATTGGCTGGTGGGTGCCGACGGCGGCCGTAGCACTGTCCGCAAGCAGTCGGGTATCGGCTTCCCGGGGCACACGTCCCCGACGGTGGCCCGGCTGGCGCATGTGCACATCGCTGACGAGTTCCGTACCGCCGACGGCGAGCTCGATGTACCAGGCTTCGGCCGGGTTCCGTTCGGGCACAACCGCTATGACTCCGGCATGGTGATCTTCTTCGAGGCGCACGGAGATCCGCCGATGCTGGGCACCCTGGAGTTCGGTTCGCTGGCGGACGACGCGCCGGGGGAGTTGACCTACGACGAGCTGAGGCAGAGCCTGCGCCGGGTACTCGGGGTCGACGTGCCGTTCGACGTGCCGGCCGGGCCCGGTCCGTTCGCGAAGCGCCGCGTCGACGGCCAGAACACCCGGCAGGCCGACGCGTACCGGTCCGGCCGCATTCTGCTGATCGGTGATGCCGCACACGTGCATTCGGCGATGGGTGGTCCGGGGCTCAATCTCGGTCTGCAGGACACCCTGAATCTGGGCTGGAAGCTGGCGGCGGTCATCAACGGCTGGGCGCCCGAGGCGTTGATCGACACGTATGAGTCCGAGCGTTATCCGGTCGGCGAGCGCGTCATGATGCACTCTCTGGCGCAGATCGCGCTCACCGCGCCCGGACCCGAGGTGCGCGCCTTGCGCACGCTTCTCGGTGAACTCTTCCAGCTGCCCGACGCCACCGCGCATATGGCCGGACTACTGGCGGGGGCCGACGTGCGCTACGAGATGGGCGGCACCACCCACCGCCTCACCGGATTCATGGTGCCGGACGAGACGTTGGACGACGGGCGCCGGCTCACCGACCTGCTACACAGCGGTCGAGGCGTGGTCCTCGACTTGTCCGGCGGCGCGGTGGCCGCGGCCGCCGCACCGTGGGAGCGCCGCGTCGACACGGTGGAGGCCGCCATGGCGGACGGGCCCGCCGCGATGCTGATCCGGCCCGACGGCTATGTCGCTTGGGCGGCAGACACTTTCGCCGCGGCGGATGCCGGTGACCTGCGCGCAGCATTGGAGCGCTGGTTCGGCCCGGTCGAGATCAGCGACTGA